Genomic segment of Rhodococcus rhodochrous:
GCGAGGGCTTCTACAGCTACAAGTAGGCCTCACTCGGACGCCCCTGCCGTTCCTTCTCGGAACGGCAGGGGCGTCTGCGTATCCGGAACAGCCGGGAGGTACGCAACAACAGTTCCGGGTTCGCAACACTGCCGGTAACTGCCGGCGTTGCGAACCTTCATCACGTGTTGCGTACCTCGCGTACGACCGATGTCTGTCGCCTTCTGCTATCGTCCCGACCCGGACGTATCGGGGGATTCTGTCGGGGGGCAGTGGTGACATTGCACGTAGATCCTGAAGCGCTGCGCACATTCGCAACCTTCGTTGCGGACACCGCCGACGCGATGAACGACTGGGACGTCGGCGAACCGTATGCCGTGTCGCAATCAGCACTTCCCGGAACAGAATTCGCGGCCGTCTGCGCACGAGCCTTCACCGCCACCGATCAAGCACTCGGCAACGTGTGCAGTCGCCTGCGCGAGATCGTCGACATCACCGACGGCGCCGCGAACGACTACGTCGTCGCAGAGACGGACTTCGTGGCTGCACTCTCGGCGATGGATCAGCACGGATGAGACCGGGAGTCGCCGCCATCCGGTCCTGGAATCCCGACGCGCTGCGAATCACCGCCGACCACCTCGACGTGCTCGTCGACACACTCGACGACCGCATGAAAGGTCTGCTCACCGAGCAGGATGTGCTCGCCGAGCGATGGTCCGGCGACGCCGCGCGTGCCGCCGCCGCGCGAGTGGTCCGCGAACGCTCATTGGGCAGCGCCATCGCCGAAGCCCTCCTGCAGGTCGCGGAGGCGTACCGCACCGGCGCGTGGCTCGTCGAAGGCACCCGCCTGCACCTCCTGTCGGTCGTGGGCGGCGCCGAACAGTCCGGGTTCACCGTGCACGACGACGGCACCGTCGACCCCTCCGACCAGATCCAGATCCTCTCGGCGATGCTGCCGGCCGAAGCCGTCGCAGAGGCCCGTGCACGTCTCGAACACGAAGCAACGGAACTGACCCACGCCGTCACCGGCGCTCTCGAACAGGCGTCGCGAGCCGCGACGGAAACTGCCGATCGCATCACCGCCGCCGTTGCGGTACTCGAAGCAGCCCGGGATGCCGCGGCGCCGGGGAAGGTCGTGCAGAACGAGAACGGCGAGTTCTCCTGGTGGCCTGACTGGGCAGCTACGACGGCAGCCTCCACCATCGGCGTGATGGCCGACGGAACGAAAGAGGGTCTTACAGCGGCAGCAACAGCGTCCGGTGACGACCTCGCCCGTGGAGTCGCGCAAAAGCTCGGGCCGGCTGGGGCGGCACTCGGAGTGGTCCCAGCGATAGTCAACGACATCGAAGGAGGGATGCATCCTGCCGAGGCAGTCGTAACAGAAGGCGCCGGCGCTGCGCTCGGCTACTGGGGCGGCCTGAAGGCCGGAGCTTTTGTTGGATCCCTTGTCGCGCCGGGGATCGGAACCGCAGTCGGACTGGTGGCGGGCGCGGTGGCCGGCGCTTCCATTTCCTGGTTGACCTCCAAGGTTCTACAAGCAGCACTGCATTGATTCGAGTCGTCCACCGCGTTGAAAGGAACAGGGCCAGACTTATGCAACACCAGCACCCGACGATGCCCGTCGGCCTTCCGGACGACAACCAGGCATGGCCTCAGTGCCTTCGCTGCACAGATGCCGTTTTCTCCGTCGCCATGTTCAGTCTTGCAATCCTTCTCGCATACTCGTCTTTCCAGGGCGCCGAGCGTGGGGACGCTACCTACTTCGTCGGCTTCGCAGGTGGAACAGCACTAGCAATTTCGCTCTTCATCATCGGCATCCGTGATGCCGGAATCCGATATCTCGGGTTATCCCGGTCGATTACGGTTCATGAGGATCCCGTGCGAGGACGCGGCTTGGCGATCCCGGTTCGAAAATCGAACACCCGGATCCTCTCGGGAATCCTTTTCGGCACCGCCGCATATGGTGCTTCCGCTTCACTTGGATGGTTCCTGGGATTCGGCGAGTCCCTGATGCCTTCCGGTCGCGACACACTCCCCGGTGCCGTGCTTCTACTCGCCGGTGCAATCGTCATGACCGCTCTTGCGCTCTTTGTCTTCGCCTTCCGCGCAACAACCGAATTAAGGATCTTTCCGTCCGGGGTGGAGCGACTTCGGAGGCGACGATCATTCCTCTCTGTACGAGATGATTCGACTTTCCTACCCTGGGACGATATCGGTCGCATAGAACCCAGGGAACTACCACCACGTACAGGATCCGCGGGTCGGCCGATCATCCACCTTTACAGCGCAACTGGAGCCGACACTTCGAGCACCGGGCATGATTCGACCCACCCCGTAAGCATTACAGCGCATCAACTGGTGGCGGAGCCGAACACACTTTTCGCGCTTCTCGAACACCTACGGACGAATCCGGATCAGCGGAGCTATGTAGGACAAAGGGGGGCAGTCGAACTGCTCCGCCCTCCCCCGCTTCGAAAACGGCTTCGTGAAGCCAGAATTGCTCACACGACGCGGTGAGGAAACACGTAGGTTGCGCGCGGACGCGTCAGAGAATCCACCGGCCGGAGTCCCAGGTCATTTCGCGGTTTCAGGTCTTGGCCAGTAGGTGTGGAAATGATCTCACCCCTCACGTACGAGCGAGGTGCTTGTTGAAGCGAGGAAAAAAGTTCGGACACCTGACGAACTTGTCGACAACATCCGATCGACGCCATCCGAAGCGCCCTGGCCACAACCGCTCAGGATAGTGCCACTAGTGCCGCACCCGTGAACCTTTGCCCGTTCTGGCCGACACGCCGACCGGTTGCGGCGTGTCGGCCACGGGATCGGTCAGCCTGGTCGAGTGGCAGAACGAGTACGCGTGCGAGAGATCGGTGACGACGAAGGCAGACGGCTGGTACGGATCATCCGCCGCGGCACCGGATCGGTGGTGACCTGGCGGCGCGCCCAGATGGTCCTGCTCTCGGCCCAGGGCATGCCGGTACCGAAGATCGCCGAGGTCAGCTTCACCAGCGCCGACCGGGTCCGTGATGTCATCCACAACTTCAACGCCGACGGATTCGACTCGCTGTACCCGAAGTACGCCGGCGGCCGGCCGAAAAAGTTCACCCTGCCGGAGCGCCGGGAGATCAAGAAGATCGCCAAGTCCGCCCCCGCCGAGCACGATCTGCCGTTCTCGACCTGGAGTCTGACCAAACTCGCCGAGTTCCTGGTCGCCGAGGGGGTGGTCGACGACATCAGCCACGAGGGTCTGCGCGTGCTGCTCCGCGAGGAGGGTGTCTCCTTTCAAAAAGTGAAGACCTGGAAGAGATCTCGGGACCCCGATTACGCGGTGAAGAAGGCTCGGGTCGAACACCTGTATGCCATCGCCGATGGCGATGTCGTGTCCGATCCCGATGAGCCACAGGCGATCTTCTGTCTCGACGAGTTCGGTCCCTTGAATCTGCAGCCGCATCCGGGCCGGCAGTGGGCGCAGCGTGGCGGCAGGCACAAGGACCCGGACCGGGAGCCGCGGCGCCGGCGGCGGGCGACCTACACCCGTCCGAACGGGGTGCGGCATCTGTTCGCCGCGTACGACCTGGGCAAGGACAAGCTGTACGGGCACGTCAAGACGACGAAGAACCGCTCCACGTTCCTCGAGTTCTGCCGTTACCTGCGCACTCTTTACCCGGCGGAGGTTCGTATCGCGATCGTGTGCGACAACTTCTCGCCGCACCTGACCACGAGGAAGTGCCAACGGGTCGGTCTGTGGGCAGAGGCGAACAACGTCGAGATCGCGTACACCCCGACGAACAGTTCGTGGCTCAACCGGATCGAGGCGCAGTTCACCGCGCTGCGGTACTTCGCGCTCGATGGCACCGACCACGGCAGTCACCGGGAGCAAGCGTCGATGATCCGTCGCTACATCATCTGGCGCAACAAGCACGCCGAGGATCAACAGCTACGGGAGATCGTCGACAGGGCAAACGTTGCGTGATGCGGCACTAGTTCTGTCGATTGCGCTGCTTATCGCAGCTTGCGTGAGCTTCGCATTCGTCCAGGACACGATCCGAACGAACGACTTCCAAGTCACACTCGGTGCGGCAGGCGGCTCGATTGCGCTGTTCGTCATCGCCCGATCCTCGTTTCGGCGTGCGGGTCTTCGGGACCTTCGACCGCACCGGGACATCAGATTTCGTCACGATCGCGACCGCGGTCCGGGTATCAGCATCCCAACACGAAGAACCGAAGTGTGGACAACAGTCGCAGTCATGCTGGGGTTGGCCGCCTATGGTTCCGCAGCAGCATTCACATGGCACAGCGGCCTCGGCGAAGCACTGTTGCCGATCAACCGAGACAACAGTGAGAGTGCCCTCTTCATAGCGGTATGCGCCGCCGGCATGGGCCTGATCGCGGTCCTGATCGTCTCCATCCGTTTCGAGACGACCCTGTACATCAGCCCACGAGGTGTACGCCGCTACGTACGTCGTCGAGTCTTCTTCAAAAAACAGGTATTCGACATCTCCCTGTCCTGGGAAGGTATTGCCCGGATTGGGGTAGGTAGCCTCGGAGTCGGTGGTGGAACTACGGTCCACCCGGTAATCGATCTTCATACGAACGAACCGATTCCACCAGAAGCTCGGACTCGACATGATTCGGAGTGTCGAGTGGCGGTCATGGCCCACCAGCTCGCTGTGGAGCCCAACACTCTGTTCGCGCTTTTGGAACGTCTGGTAGAGAATCCGTGCGATCGCGAACTCCTCACGAAATCCGATGCAGTCGAACTCTTGTGCCCTCCGCCGCTGCGGGAACGATTCCGCGCAGCACGCAAGCCGTCGCGTCAGCACGGGAACAGCCGGTAGGTACGCAACAGCAACATCGGGTTCGCAACGCGGCCAGTAACTGACGGCGTTGCGAACCCTCACTGCATGTTGCGTACCTCGATCCCCTGCCGCAGCAAGTGACGACCGGTTCGTCACCCCAGAGACAGCGCCGCCACGCCGTACACATTCAAAATGATTCAGGGAGTTGTAGTGACAGCCGGACACAACCGACCTTCTGGGACCGACTTTGCGAGAACGATTCCGGATGGCACGCCACCAGGAGGCGTCTCGATGAACGCTTCGATTCAGACGACTACAAGTAGGCCTCACTCGGACACCCCTGCCGTTCCTTCTCGGAACGGCGGGGGCGTCTGTGTATCCGCACCCTCGATCTCGTACCGGCGCCCGATACCGACGGTCAGCCGTCCCCACTCACTGCGGGCCACCCGCGTTCGATGCATCTCGAACGCGGTGACGTCGACGAAGGTTTCCTCGACGCGCCACACCATAGGGTCGTCGGTCGGCAGGACTTCGAACGAGACACAACCGGGTTCGGCGCGCGTCAGGTCAATATGACACTGCAGATGGCCGAGCATGATCTCACGCTCGGCCTCGCTGTGGCACAGCAGTTCTCCCCTGAGACGGACGTAGGACATCTCGGCTCCTTCCACGGCACCCCGACCGATCTCTGCTACCGTCACGCGCGGCGTATCGGAGAATTCAGTCGGAGGGTAGACGATTTCGCGCAGCACGCACCTCGTCACGCCAGCGCGCACACAACCGGGAGGTACGCAACAACAGTTCCGGGTTCGCAACACGGCCAGCAACTGCCGGCGTTGCGAACCTTCACTACGTGTTGCGTACCTCGCGTACGACCGATGCCCCGCTCGAAGTCGCCCGACGGTCCGCTCCGGCTCCGTGAGGGCGCCGTCTGCTATCGTCCCGACCCGGACGTATCGGGGGATTCTGTCGGGGGGCAGTGGTGACATTGCACGTAGATCCTGAAGCGCTGCGCACATTCGCAACCTTCGTTGCGGACACCGCCGACGCGATGAACGACTGGGACGTCGGCGAACCGTATGCCGTGTCGCAATCAGCACTTCCCGGAACAGAATTCGCGGCCGTCTGCGCACGAGCCTTCACCGCCACCGATCAAGCACTCGGCAACGTGTGCAGTCGCCTGCGCGAGATCGTCGACATCACCGACGGCGCCGCGAACGACTACGTCGTCGCAGAGACGGACTTCGTGGCTGCACTCTCGGCGATGGATCAGCACGGATGAGACCGGGAGTCGCCGCCATCCGGTCCTGGAATCCCGACGCGCTGCGAATCACCGCCGACCACCTCGACGTGCTCGTCGACACACTCGACGACCGCATGAAAGGTCTGCTCACCGAGCAGGATGTGCTCGCCGAGCGATGGTCCGGCGACGCCGCGCGTGCCGCCGCCGCGCGAGTGGTCCGCGAACGCTCATTGGGCAGCGCCATCGCCGAAGCCCTCCTGCAGGTCGCGGAGGCGTACCGCACCGGCGCGTGGCTCGTCGAAGGCACCCGCCTGCACCTCCTGTCGGTCGTGGGCGGCGCCGAACAGTCCGGGTTCACCGTGCACGACGACGGCACCGTCGACCCCTCCGACCAGATCCAGATCCTCTCGGCGATACTGCCGGCCGAAGCCGTCGCAGAGGCCCGTGCACGTCTCGAACACGAAGCAACGGAACTGACCCACGCCGTCACCGGCGCTCTCGAACAGGCGTCGCGAGCCGCGACGGAAACTGCCGATCGCATCACCGCCGCCGTTGCGGTACTCGAAGCAGCCCGGGATGCCGCGGCGCCGGGGAAGGTCGTGCAGAACGAGAACGGCGAGTTCTCCTGGTGGCCTGACTGGGCATCGACCATCGCAGCGTCGACCATCGGCGCAATGTCCGGAGCTACCAAGGAACTCCTGACCGACGCGGCCGTGGCCTCGGGCGACGATGTCGCACGCAACATCGCGCGTGGAATGAACCCGGCTGCCGCTGCAGTAGGCACCGTTCCTGCGATCGTCAACGACATCAAGGGAGGCATGGATCCCACCGAGGCGGTGGTGTCCGAGAGCGCCGGAACCGTTGTCGGCATGGTCGGTGCATTCCTGGCGTCGAAGGGAACTACCGCGGCTATCGGCGCTGCGACCGGCTCGGTCGTTCCAGGGGTCGGCACCGCCGCCGGCTTCGCTGTCGGGCTTGTGTTCGGGGGCTTTGCCACGTGGTACACATCCAAGAGGATCCAGGAGTTGTGGTGACGACCGAAGGCACGCCGGAAGACCGGAATCACGTTCGCGCCGATAGTTCCTCCGACGCGCCCTGTTGGCCGCAACGTCTTCGAATCGGATGGTGCATAGCGGGGGTATGTGTTCTGGTCTTCGCTACGTGGAGTCTGGTTGACAGTTCTGTGAGTATCCTCCACGAGGAGTTGGTATCCACGATCGGTTCGCTGTTGTACGGAGCAGCAATGCTGCTCATGGGCGTGATGTGTGTCAGACTCGGAGGGATTCGACATATCCTGTATTCCCCACGCATCAGAAGTTACAGGCATCCGGAACATGGCACGGGAATCGTTGTTCCCGGAGGATTTACGCCTCTAACTATTTTCATGGTCCTGCTCGTCGTGGTCGGGCTCGGATGCCTGGCCGTAGCGGCGCTGAACATCTACATCACCGACAAATCCGAGTTGCCTTACGGTCGCGACCCTCACGCCACTGCAATCTTCATGTTCGTGGGTGGGGTCGTCGCCCTGATCGCATCGGCAGTGTTCGCATGGTTCCGGCTCCCAACAACAGTGGGGTTGTACCCGCAAGGAATCGAAAGAGTCGTGCGCTCTCGCAAGCTCCGACGAAACAATGCCACCGTGCAGTTCGTGCGTTGGGACGCTATCGAAGGCATCATCGGAACGGATATCGTGACCCGTTCCGGATCCGGCGACGTCCGCACTCCGATGATCCACATCCACACGACCGGGCAGATTCCGCCCGAAGCGCGCATCCCCCACGACGAAGAACACACTCTCGCCATCGTCTGCACCTGGCTCATCGCAGAACCCAACACCCTACTGAGCCTGATACGACGAATGAGCGAACGGCCGCACGACCGCACGCTCCTCGCTCGGGAAGACGCGGCCGAACTTCTCAGACCACCGCCATTACGAGAGCGATTCCGGATGGCACGCCACCAGGAGGCGTCTCGATGAACGCTTCGCTTCAGACGACGCTCTCCGACTACCTCGCAGCACACGAAGTCGAACTGAACCCCTGCAGCCCGGACGATCCGCGGCACCCGCAACCGGAACTCCAGGCGCCGGAGGGTTGGATAGTTCTCCCTCGCGATGTCTTTCCGCATGCACATACGGTTCTCGTGGCTCCCGAGCACGTCGCGGACGATTGGGTGCCCAACGCCGTCCTCCTCCACGGCGCACTGTCGAAATGGCGGCCGACGGACGAACTACTGGAGGTCGCGGCGCGTGAAGCTCGCGAACTGCCCGCGTGGAGGGAGACGCTCCTCGACACATCCGATTTCCGCGGGCACCGATCGGTGATCATCCAAGGCTCCTATCGAGTGGACGACGTCGAGTACACCGCCGTGACGCGATACCTCGTGATCGACCACGAGTACGACCGCTACCTGACGCAACTGACGGCAACCGCACGCTCCGACAGTCTCGGGTCGCTCGACGTTCACATTCACACAATCCACGAAAGTCTGATCGTGCGGCAGGAGGGAAGGCCACGTGAGTGACCCTGCCGGAGACTCTTCTGTACAGCACCAATTCGATCCTGTATGGCCGCAACGCTTCCGGCCGTTCTTGTTCGCCCTCGGAACCATTCCGGTCTGGCTCGCCGTCACGGTGCTGGCCTGGGGTGCCGGTGACGATCATTCGACCTCGATGATCGACTCCTTGTTCATCGCCGCAGTGGTCATACTGCCCGCAGCACACATGTTCCACATGGCAGGATTCCAGCGGATCGGATTGCACCCCGGGATCCGGCACTGTCACGACGACACCCATGGACCTGGAATCGAAATTCCCTATCAACGGTTGCTTTACGCGCACGCGGCCTTCTGGCTGTCCTTCGTCACTGCAATAGTGGCGATCGGCATCCGTTCAGCCGACGAGCGACGAGGGATGAACGGGCCTTCCGATTCTCACCCTCCGGACGGGTCTTTCTGGATGTGGACGACCTTGGCCGTGGTCCTCGCCGGTGCCCTTCCGTTTCTGTTGCGACCACGTGGAGGTCTGTACCTCTATACAGACGGCATTCAGCGTCGCACGAGTTGGCTCTACCGTCGCGCAGTGTCGGATGTATTCGTCCGGTGGGAGGACATCGAGCAGATCGTGCCCGACGTCTACACTGTGACGTCTCGTGGTGCGGAGATACACCATCCGCTCATCAGGTTCCGTGTTCCGGGATTCAGCGTGACACGTCCGCGCGTGCCTCACGACCAGCCGGGTGCCTTCACCGTGATGGCGTACGTTCTCGTCAGCGAGCCCAACGCGCTGGTCGGGCTCGTCGACCGCCTCCATCGGTGTCCCGACGATTGCCATCTCGTCACGACACCCGAGGGCCCAGAACTCCTTCGTCCCCTTCCGGTGCGGGAACGCCTACGCATCGCACGGAAGATTCCGCGTCAACAGTGGGAATGGTGATGGGTACGCAACACCGGTGGTGGGTCCGCAACGCCGACAGTGACCGACCACGTTGCGAGCCTTCACCCCATGTTGCGTACCTCGGTCAGTTTCCGTTGTTCGGGCCGTGGACGCGGCGGTGCAGTGCTTCCATCCGCAGGTCCAGATCGCGCGCCGTCTCCGCGGCGAGGCGGAGTTCCTCGCGCAGTTCGTCCGGGACCTCGCGGTCGTGCTTGTAGTAGATCTTGTGTTCCAGACTCGCCCAGAAGTCCATGGCGACGGTGCGGATCTGCAGTTCGACGTAGACGCGCTCGACCCGGTCGGACATGTACACCGGGATCTGGACGATGACGTGCACGCTGCTGTACCCGTTGGGCTTCGGGCGCGCGATGTAGTCCTCGATCTCGACGACCGTCACGTCGAGCTGGCTCGTGATCATGTCGATGATCCGGTAGACGTCCGACGTGAAACTGCACGTGATGCGGATACCGGCGATGTCGCGGACGGCCTCGCGGATGCCGTCGAGCGAGGCGGGCGCACCCTTCCGTTCCGCCTTGGCGAGGATCGACTCGGGACTCTTCAACCGCGACTTCACGTGCTCGATCGGGTTGTATTCGCGGGCGTAGGTGAACTCCTCGCGCAGGATGTTGATCTTCGTCATCATCTCGTCGATGCCGAACTTGTACACCATGAGTGCGCGTCGCAGATCCTGCGCGAGATGCTCCACTGCGACCAGCGGTGCCTGCACGTCGTCCGGTGTCGGTAGTCCCGGTTCGGGTTCGCCCACCGTCGTCTTCACTCGATTCCTCCTCGACTGCTTCCGGGATCGAGTCTGCCAGTCCGACGACGACGGGCGGTTCCCACCTCCTCGACCTGCAGTTATGCCGGATACCTCACTCGAACAGGTCGGGCAGACCGTCCGAGATCCGATCGGGGAACTTCGGGTCGCGCTTCTCGAGGAACGACTCCACGCCCTCACGGACGTCGCCGGAGGTGCCCCGGACGTGGATACCGATCGACTCGGCCCGATGCGCGACTTCCGGGTCGGGCGCACCGAGCATCCGCCACATCAACTGCCGGGTCAACGCGACGGAGACGGGCGCGGTGCCGGCGACGAGGTCCTCCGCGATCTCGAGGGCACGCTCCAGCACCCTGTCGGCGGGCACGACCTCGCGGACGAGACCACGTTCGTGCGCTTCCGCGACCGGCACCATGCGACCACCGACGGTCCATTCGACGGCGGTCGAGATGCCGACGGCGCGGGGCAGGAACCAGGTGGAGCAGGCCTCCGGGACCAGGCCGCGGCGGGTGAAGACGAACCCGAACTTGGCGGTGTCGGCGGCGATGCGGATGTCCGCCGGGAGGGTCATGGTGACGCCCACGCCCGCAGCCGGGCCGTTGATGGCGGCGATCACCGGCTTGAGCGACCGGTAGATGCGCAGCGTGACGCGACCACCGAGGTCGGGCGGAGTTCCACCGGTTTCGGGGTCCTCGCCGAGGACGAAGGTGTCGCCACCGGCCGCGAGGTCGGCGCCCGCGCAGAACCCGCGGCCGGTGCCGGTGAGCACGACCGCCCGCACGTCGTCGTCGGCATCGGTCTCGTCGAAGAGGGAGATGAGCCGTTCACCCATGTCGTCGGTGAACGCGTTGAGGCGAGCGGGACGGTTCAGCCGGATGACCGCGACGGAGCCGTGGCGCTCGAGCAACACATCGTTTTCGGTACCGGTCTCTGTCACGTCGTCTCCTCGGTTCGCTGTCGGTCGTTCAGCGCCCGATGATAGGACTTCTAGCGATCGTTAAATAGCACTTCGGGACTCAGCGGGACTCACGCTTGCCGCGACCGAGTCGGTCGACGACGACGGCCCGCAACGAACGCGCTTCGATGCCGGCCTCGCGGCGGGCGCGTCCTCGGGTCACGAGCACACCGACGAGCGCGATCCCCCAGATCGGGTACTGCGCGAACCACGCGACGCGGAAGGCCTCGAAGGTGTAACCGCCGAGCCGGTCGAGCACGATGCCCATCGTCTGCACGACCAGCAGCGTCGCGAGGAAGCCACCGATGTTGACGATGCCGTTGGCCGTGCCCAGCGCGGTCCCGGGATTGAAGGTGCGGGCGTAGTCGAAGCCGATCATCGATCCCGGGCCGCCCACCGAGATGACGACGACCAGCACCACGAGCAGCCACAGCGGTGCGGGCCCGGGCAGGGCGAGCACCGCCGACCACGTCACGGCGCTGGCGAGGATGATCACGAGCACGAGCCACGAGCGTCTGGTCGGAAAGCGTCCCGACAGCACGCCGAGGATCGGTCCGGCCGAGATGGCCGTGACCACCGAGACGGTCAGCATCGAACCGGCCGCCGCGGGTGACAGACCCTGCGCGGAGACCAGATACGGCACGCCCCACATGAGCGCGAAGGTCGTCACCGAGAATTGCGTGCCCATGTGGGTGAAGAAGCCGAGCTTGGTGCCGGGGCGCCGCCACACCGTGCCGAGTCCGCCGATCACCTCGCGCAGCCCCGACGCGGTGACCTCCCGCGCCTCACCGGGCGGGGTGTCGCGCACGATCGCGAACACGAGGACGCACGCGAACAGGCCGAGCGCCGCAGCGCTGCCGTAGGCGGCCGTCCATCCGGTGCCGGTGAGCAGCAGGACGAACGGCACCGCCGACAGCACCTGGCCGAGCTGACCGAAGATGCCCGTCAACTGCGAGACCACAGGAACCCGACGCGGAGCGAACCACACCGGCACGAGCCGCAGCACCGAGATGAACGTCAGGGCGTCACCCACACCGACCAGCACACGAGCCAGATACGCGACCGGCAGCGACTCGGTGACGGCGAGGATCGCCTGGCCGACAGCGAGGATCACGGCGCCGGTCGCGATCATCCGCCGCGAACCGAACCTGTCGAGCAGTACACCGGCCGGGATCTGCATCCCCGCATAGACGATGAGCTGCAGGACGACGAAGCCGGACAGCACCGACGGCGAGATCTCGAAGCGTTCGGTGGCGGCGAGTCCGGAGACACCGAACGCCGTCCGATGAAGGACGGCGACGATGTAGGCGAAGACTCCGATACCCCAGACCAGCCATGCCCTCATGTCACAAGGACGATACGCGCCGGTCTGTTAACGGTGCTAATTACTCACGGCCGAGCGACACCCACGTCGGGTCGGCCGCACGCGGACCGGCGACCTTGTCGGCGAGACGATCCAGCCGCGCGACCTGCTCGTCGGTGAGCGTCACATCGAGCGCACCGGCGTTCTCCGTCACGCGACTCGCGTAACGGGTGCCGGGGATCGACACCGACGGCAATCCGAACTCGCGACCCTTCGCATCCAGCCATGCCAAAGCGATCTGCGCGATGGTCGCGTCCGCCTCCTTCGCGACCGCTCGCACCTCCTCGCGCACCGCGAGGTTGGTCGGCAGGGCATCGGCGCCGAAGCGCGGGAAACGCTTGCGCAGGTCGTTCCGGGCGACCTGGCCGGGATCGAAGGCGTCGGTCAGCAGTCCGCGGCTCACCGGCGAGTAGGGCACGAAGCCGATGCCGAGTTCGGCGGCAGTGGGCACCACGTGCCGTTCGACGTCGCGCGAGACGATGCTCCACTCCGACTGGATCGCCGCGATCGGGTGGACGGCGTGCGCGCGGCGCAGCTCGTCGCCCGTGGCCTCCGACAGTCCGATGTGCCGCACCTTGCCGGCCTGCACGAGTTCGGCGAGGGCACCGACCGTCTCCTCCACCGGCACCTCGGGATCGACACGGTGCAGGTAGTACAGGTCGACGTGGTCGACGCCGAGACGCCCGAGCGACTCGTCGATGGCCTGCTTCGCGTATTCGGGACGGCCGTTGATGCGACGGTTGGCGGT
This window contains:
- a CDS encoding IS630 family transposase, whose product is MAERVRVREIGDDEGRRLVRIIRRGTGSVVTWRRAQMVLLSAQGMPVPKIAEVSFTSADRVRDVIHNFNADGFDSLYPKYAGGRPKKFTLPERREIKKIAKSAPAEHDLPFSTWSLTKLAEFLVAEGVVDDISHEGLRVLLREEGVSFQKVKTWKRSRDPDYAVKKARVEHLYAIADGDVVSDPDEPQAIFCLDEFGPLNLQPHPGRQWAQRGGRHKDPDREPRRRRRATYTRPNGVRHLFAAYDLGKDKLYGHVKTTKNRSTFLEFCRYLRTLYPAEVRIAIVCDNFSPHLTTRKCQRVGLWAEANNVEIAYTPTNSSWLNRIEAQFTALRYFALDGTDHGSHREQASMIRRYIIWRNKHAEDQQLREIVDRANVA
- a CDS encoding putative quinol monooxygenase, encoding MLREIVYPPTEFSDTPRVTVAEIGRGAVEGAEMSYVRLRGELLCHSEAEREIMLGHLQCHIDLTRAEPGCVSFEVLPTDDPMVWRVEETFVDVTAFEMHRTRVARSEWGRLTVGIGRRYEIEGADTQTPPPFREGTAGVSE
- a CDS encoding LpqN/LpqT family lipoprotein, which translates into the protein MNASLQTTLSDYLAAHEVELNPCSPDDPRHPQPELQAPEGWIVLPRDVFPHAHTVLVAPEHVADDWVPNAVLLHGALSKWRPTDELLEVAAREARELPAWRETLLDTSDFRGHRSVIIQGSYRVDDVEYTAVTRYLVIDHEYDRYLTQLTATARSDSLGSLDVHIHTIHESLIVRQEGRPRE
- a CDS encoding GTP pyrophosphokinase family protein — encoded protein: MKTTVGEPEPGLPTPDDVQAPLVAVEHLAQDLRRALMVYKFGIDEMMTKINILREEFTYAREYNPIEHVKSRLKSPESILAKAERKGAPASLDGIREAVRDIAGIRITCSFTSDVYRIIDMITSQLDVTVVEIEDYIARPKPNGYSSVHVIVQIPVYMSDRVERVYVELQIRTVAMDFWASLEHKIYYKHDREVPDELREELRLAAETARDLDLRMEALHRRVHGPNNGN
- a CDS encoding enoyl-CoA hydratase-related protein; the protein is MTETGTENDVLLERHGSVAVIRLNRPARLNAFTDDMGERLISLFDETDADDDVRAVVLTGTGRGFCAGADLAAGGDTFVLGEDPETGGTPPDLGGRVTLRIYRSLKPVIAAINGPAAGVGVTMTLPADIRIAADTAKFGFVFTRRGLVPEACSTWFLPRAVGISTAVEWTVGGRMVPVAEAHERGLVREVVPADRVLERALEIAEDLVAGTAPVSVALTRQLMWRMLGAPDPEVAHRAESIGIHVRGTSGDVREGVESFLEKRDPKFPDRISDGLPDLFE
- a CDS encoding MFS transporter, which gives rise to MRAWLVWGIGVFAYIVAVLHRTAFGVSGLAATERFEISPSVLSGFVVLQLIVYAGMQIPAGVLLDRFGSRRMIATGAVILAVGQAILAVTESLPVAYLARVLVGVGDALTFISVLRLVPVWFAPRRVPVVSQLTGIFGQLGQVLSAVPFVLLLTGTGWTAAYGSAAALGLFACVLVFAIVRDTPPGEAREVTASGLREVIGGLGTVWRRPGTKLGFFTHMGTQFSVTTFALMWGVPYLVSAQGLSPAAAGSMLTVSVVTAISAGPILGVLSGRFPTRRSWLVLVIILASAVTWSAVLALPGPAPLWLLVVLVVVISVGGPGSMIGFDYARTFNPGTALGTANGIVNIGGFLATLLVVQTMGIVLDRLGGYTFEAFRVAWFAQYPIWGIALVGVLVTRGRARREAGIEARSLRAVVVDRLGRGKRESR
- a CDS encoding aldo/keto reductase, yielding MPVPTVQLAPGLVVSAQGYGAMSVAPAYGEVNLDEALATLHHAVDLGVTFIDTANVYGDGTSEKVVGKLLAERRDEVQLATKFGLVGAVGGTGTANRRINGRPEYAKQAIDESLGRLGVDHVDLYYLHRVDPEVPVEETVGALAELVQAGKVRHIGLSEATGDELRRAHAVHPIAAIQSEWSIVSRDVERHVVPTAAELGIGFVPYSPVSRGLLTDAFDPGQVARNDLRKRFPRFGADALPTNLAVREEVRAVAKEADATIAQIALAWLDAKGREFGLPSVSIPGTRYASRVTENAGALDVTLTDEQVARLDRLADKVAGPRAADPTWVSLGRE